A single Anopheles arabiensis isolate DONGOLA chromosome X, AaraD3, whole genome shotgun sequence DNA region contains:
- the LOC120905898 gene encoding uncharacterized protein LOC120905898 isoform X1: MDVESSSVASAAPTTTPIGLGTTDGGYLCAVVKAERPEGTESPQSATEHCAADGMALASAEVVSSSSSPADALEVAKHSADSGDEEVVGNSNNSTVAALLTEGHSRFHQARQQRHSSSSSSGGGGGSGSSSNRQRGEHLHQLTDDMLRRKTMNNNSSSVPNNNSSSSSSSVPNNNSSSSSSSVPNNNSSSSSSSNRGGVGKRSLESTAEMLLQQHRRQAAAGGSSTVGKQQQQQRRADDEDEEDAERTTPAKTTEYTCPICNAVSHTQRAFTDHLRLHNAESESATTAVASATFCCKICSKVLSSASSLDRHVLVHTGERPFNCKYCSLTFTTNGNMHRHMRTHKYPSGRDSFESDAGGVGTVGTGGGGSSSDGSGGGGHKAGRGRGGPPAGRHYRKKKEEEEVDEDEDADEEEDYRQPKKRKRALFDAGEQQQQQQQDEDEGEFEEGDEELVGGGKRKATLGGDRTAQQYRKVRTINNNLLEGSVVESGQRYCCPVCVRNDFASMLSLEQHLDREHPTIPAKCRHCEIVFRSHKALNAHRCSNNNYQNITPGFKDLTFVDFSSEKFPLIAKNLCEQSIRTPVTSQKYECGRCYRAFPCSKTLSMHSADCCGAGSGERGAGHAGGRRRKRAPSESDSSDVSGSDVGSGYDGRGNHRALDEEQQQQQQQRHQQHLEGHRAGQQGQQQQQQQQQHPVDLRREDFFANLDLQNRSSTVSEAPTTPSSLDKSFSSPVPALKQEPLASPTGAGATSTALPSYYSSNMALYHAHQQQQQQHQQMVDSGKDLADIQSILNVTKLGGGVIGRQLDGGSQTPLSGLLDAALLKDGAGSDSGMYAHSTGSRDEPEEAQDAFTAEFRRMKLRGQFPCRICTAVFPNLRALKGHNRTHVSAAGPGPYQCNMCRYVVSDKATLVRHMRTHNGDRPYECAICNYAFTTKANCERHLRNRHGQTTREDVKRAIIYHPSEDSSCDDPLKKLQLFNTPPLDGTYTPGAMLAGAGGGGGAAYQDELAEARSSTPLPSQQLKDMLMPPLPLSFVHHHHHPLLDTSLLLQTPPSGGGGNGAGGAFGSSVAAKIQVKSLEKLNQLTPPQDEDDALDEDDDEGQEEEEEEEQEEEEHDGGGEPLEQKPTLLGKKASAEDAAVPSHRAGKQSAVEAATVHPRPIDLSMDALDLSKKSTVAGNRKAAAAAPTLSTDGEEEDDDTMAAQLHQLRHQQRGHNGVEGEARKHAASGGTKAQQPLPKEPAELDEGRAELPKLSKVNLAQQQQQFQLFNDTFAKLDPMNFFQFYQLYNSLQLPSFPLHASPFLQNHMLAGSAAALGELLSKDFGLGALPNLAAAAAVSAAAASTGGSGGGGGGVGRHPHHPLLGNPFYPPPLTDTPPNSVTKSGDCLELGTAATVPTPKQLLTPSSPSPLATPIDGGSGSCGGSTGLTNKQLTSLQQQQSRGASGSPVSSSAALAAAAAAAAAASFGVSAGGASGPGSAGVGPVKMVIKNGVLIPKQKQRRYRTERPFACEHCSARFTLRSNMERHIKQQHPQFWSQRQRGGHLMRRSAGGGGGGGAGGGGGAGSGSNSSASMVATANSSVGSLVSALQGAFGGAGMHGGNAGGGAGAISDQVKYAILAQQSGKGSGAMRGSGGSGSGQDASHLNPLLHNMIVQGAAGQWNQQQQQQQQQRLNHHYSQQQTPVMSAALAGRRLAGGARGETEEDDEEEDDRGQERPYEGATPIVGQRYRRRRRRLQSHLEQDSEFLRRSYDETNAYRMALKEEEEEEEDDEEQTVRQEQREALLEEQQQQQHYDQEHDEEEEEDEEGAAPGALEEGDEEDEEEDAQLVIDEEERDECGEKKMAKMQMQDVPPTPATSEQELGPTGGSVGHEQQQHGSTLNRILKQKLEEHRSIGDAGEANKGQEQKPTVPQQLAGKPSKQQHQSSAATGSATGSRKASCGSTGSVTNADEAGSASSDLVPVSKLLDNATNPALESYFSRPEVQVPLSQDHSDEEGLVASGSASESNNSGTDDPNPSAVALAHQEQKKKSAYSLAPNRVSCPYCQRMFPWSSSLRRHILTHTGQKPFKCSQCTLLFTTKSNCDRHLLRKHGDVESAVSIPVPIDDLLDPKPEPIPVAVAEAMCKMITGKGSRSGASSSSARTESQQQQQQQQQQQQQQHQALPVGSADEDDEPQADASNEEAKNEPKNEGSGRRGSSVVSGDAELPPKFAGDKKNGSEGGQQQVAAHRESEQLKENGDGEAEPARYQHQPDQEDESDGAARDTAMEEEDEGKEDGRLSAAGGFSDLPYKCHLCDVSTAERVSCLEHIKQAHPQEFTTLMAKVSLETASASATESEAHTGSPDDDESGTNNNNNNNNNNNNNNNNGGKYLDYANRKVICAFCVRRFWSAEDLRRHMRTHSGERPFQCDVCDRRFTLKHSMLRHRKKHSTGGGGGGGSNGNASPASSSSCSSGRRPSAAGRRTNSHQQPDVLRGQSNGHDDPNNSGTDLTDDEYEDAECSSPPMSNHSHHHQQQQQPYDYNHHLHDTAAEIHTASAAAAAAAASAPIIGGKRYHSHFQQPQQHSELIGNLLGISDQGILSRVLLSSASEAAKLLGVDK; the protein is encoded by the exons ATGGACGTTGAAAGTAGTAGCGTGGCGAGTGCTGCCCCCACGACAACTCCCATCGGACTTGGCACCACTGACGGTGGGTATCTGTGTGCGGTGGTCAAAGCCGAGCGGCCGGAGGGCACAGAGTCACCGCAAAGCGCCACAGAGCACTGCGCAGCCGATGGGATGGCGTTAGCGTCGGCGGAAGTagtatcgtcatcatcgtctcCGGCCGACGCGCTCGAGGTCGCCAAACATTCCGCGGACAGTGGCGATGAGGAAGTTgtcggcaacagcaacaacagcacggTGGCGGCACTGCTGACCGAAGGACACAGCCGCTTTCACCAGGCCCGACAGCAGCGccacagtagcagcagcagcagcggcggcggcggcggcagcggaagcagcagcaatcggCAGCGGGGCGAGCATCTGCACCAGCTCACCGACGACATGCTGCGGCGGAAGACgatgaacaacaacagcagcagcgtgccgaacaacaacagcagcagcagcagcagcagcgtgccgaacaacaacagcagcagcagcagcagcagcgtgccgaacaacaacagcagcagcagcagcagcagcaaccgcggAGGTGTCGGCAAGCGGTCGCTCGAATCGACGGCGgagatgctgctgcagcagcatcggcgCCAGGCCGCGGCTGGCGGCTCCTCCACGGttggcaagcagcagcagcagcagcggcgcgccgacgacgaggacgaggaagaCGCCGAGCGGACGACGCCGGCAAAGACGACCGAGTACACCTGCCCGATCTGTAACGCGGTGTCGCACACGCAGCGCGCCTTCACCGATCATCTTCGGCTGCACAATGCCGAGTCCGAGTCGGCGACGACGGCCGTCGCGTCCGCCACCTTCTGCTGCAAGATCTGCTCGAAGGTGCTGTCGTCGGCGTCCTCGCTCGACCGGCACGTGCTGGTGCACACGGGCGAGCGGCCGTTCAACTGCAAGTACTGCAGCCTCACGTTCACCACCAACGGGAACATGCACCGGCACATGCGCACCCACAAGTACCCGTCCGGGCGGGACAGCTTCGAGAGCGATGCGGGTGGCGTCGGCACCGTCGGCACTGGTGGCGGCGGGTCCTCGTCCGATGGAAGCGGCGGCGGTGGACACAAAGCTGGGCGTGGACGCGGTGGTCCGCCGGCAGGTCGTCACTATCgcaagaagaaggaggaggaggaggtggacgaggacgaggacgccgacgaggaggaggactaCCGGCAGCCAAAGAAGAGGAAGCGCGCCCTGTTTGATgccggcgagcagcagcagcagcagcagcaggacgaggacgagggcGAGTTCGAGGAGGGCGACGAGGAGCTGGTCGGTGGCGGCAAGCGGAAGGCGACGCTGGGAGGCGATCGGACCGCACAGCAGTATCGCAAGGTGCgcaccatcaacaacaacctGCTCGAGGGCTCGGTGGTGGAGAGCGGCCAGCGCTACTGCTGTCCGGTGTGCGTGCGGAACGATTTCGCGAGCATGCTCAGCCTGGAGCAGCACCTCGACCGGGAGCATCCGACCATCCCGGCCAAGTGCCGGCACTGCGAGATCGTGTTCCGCAGCCACAAGGCGCTGAATGCGCACcggtgcagcaacaacaactaccAGAACATTACGCCCGGCTTCAAGGATCTCACGTTCGTCGACTTTTCCAGTGAGAAGTTCCCGCTGATCGCGAAGAACCTGTGCGAGCAGAGCATCCGGACGCCGGTGACGAGCCAGAAGTACGAGTGCGGCCGCTGCTACCGGGCCTTCCCGTGCTCCAAGACGCTCTCGATGCACTCGGCCGACTGCTGCGGAGCGGGCAGTGGAGAGCGCGGTGCCGGCCACGCCGGAGGGCGCCGTCGTAAGCGAGCACCGAGTGAGTCAGACTCGTCCGATGTATCCGGCTCGGATGTGGGCTCGGGCTACGACGGGCGCGGCAATCATCGAGCCCTGgacgaggagcagcagcagcagcagcagcagaggcaTCAACAACACCTTGAGGGGCACCGAGCCGGTCAACAaggacagcagcaacaacagcaacagcagcaacatcccGTAGACCTGCGCCGGGAGGACTTCTTCGCCAATCTGGATCTGCAGAACCGCTCCAGCACGGTGTCGGAAGCCCCGACGACGCCCTCCTCCCTGGACAAGTCGTTCTCGTCGCCAGTGCCGGCCCTGAAGCAGGAACCGCTCGCTTCGCCGACCGGTGCCGGCGCGACCTCCACCGCCCTGCCCTCCTACTACTCCTCCAACATGGCACTCTACCacgcgcaccagcagcagcagcagcagcaccagcagatGGTCGACAGCGGCAAGGATCTGGCCGACATTCAGTCCATCCTGAACGTGACCAAGCTGGGCGGAGGCGTCATTGGCCGCCAGCTGGACGGGGGCAGCCAGACGCCCCTGTCCGGCCTGCTGGACGCGGCCCTGCTCAAGGACGGTGCCGGCAGCGACAGTGGCATGTACGCCCACTCGACCGGGTCGCGCGACGAGCCGGAGGAGGCGCAGGACGCGTTCACTGCCGAGTTTCGCCGCATGAAGCTGCGGGGCCAGTTCCCGTGCCGCATCTGCACCGCCGTCTTCCCGAACCTGCGCGCCCTCAAGGGCCACAACCGGACGCACGTGTCGGCGGCCGGCCCGGGCCCGTACCAGTGCAACATGTGCCGGTACGTCGTGAGCGACAAGGCGACGCTCGTGCGCCACATGCGCACGCACAACGGTGACCGGCCGTACGAGTGTGCGATCTGCAACTACGCCTTCACGACCAAGGCAAACTGCGAGCGGCACCTGCGCAACCGGCACGGCCAGACGACGCGCGAGGACGTGAAGCGCGCCATCATCTACCACCCGTCCGAGGATTCGTCCTGTGACGATCCGCTCAAGAAGCTGCAGCTGTTCAACACGCCGCCGCTCGACGGTACCTACACGCCGGGGGCGATGCTTGCGGGcgctggcggcggtggtggtgccgccTATCAGGACGAGCTGGCCGAGGCGCGCAGCAGCACGCCGCTGCCGTCGCAACAGCTCAAGGACATGCTgatgccgccgctgccgcttAGCTttgtgcatcatcatcatcatcccctgCTCGACACCAGCCTGCTGCTGCAGACGCCCCCGAGCGGGGGCGGCGGCAACGGTGCCGGCGGTGCGTTCGGCTCAAGCGTGGCCGCCAAAATACAGGTGAAAAGCTTGGAAAAGCTGAACCAGCTAACGCCCCCGCAGGACGAGGACGATGCGctcgacgaggacgacgacgaggggcaagaggaagaggaggaggaggagcaggaggaggaggagcacgacggcggcggcgagcCGTTGGAGCAAAAGCCGACACTGTTGGGCAAGAAGGCGTCGGCAGAGGACGCAGCCGTGCCGTCGCACCGTGCCGGAAAGCAGTCGGCAGTGGAGGCCGCGACCGTGCACCCGCGGCCAATCGATCTGAGTATGGATGCGCTCGATCTGAGCAAGAAATCGACCGTCGCTGGTAACCGCaaggccgccgccgccgccccgaCACTCTCGACCGACggtgaggaggaggacgatgacACGATGGCGGCCCAGCTGCACCAGCTGCGCCACCAGCAGCGCGGCCACAACGGGGTGGAGGGCGAGGCGCGCAAGCATGCGGCCAGCGGCGGCACCAAAGCTCAGCAGCCGCTGCCGAAGGAGCCGGCCGAGCTGGACGAGGGCAGGGCGGAGCTGCCCAAGCTTTCCAAGGTCAATctcgcccagcagcagcaacagttccAGCTGTTCAACGACACGTTCGCGAAGCTCGATCCGATGAACTTCTTCCAGTTCTACCAGCTGTACAACTCGTTGCAGCTGCCCTCCTTCCCGCTGCACGCGTCCCCCTTCCTGCAGAACCACATGCTGGCGGGGTCGGCGGCCGCGCTTGGCGAGCTGTTGAGCAAGGACTTTGGGCTCGGCGCACTGCCGAACCTTGCCGCAGCGGCGGCTGTCTCGGCAGCTGCCGCTTCGACGggcggcagtggcggcggcggcggcggcgtcggtCGCCATCCCCATCATCCGCTGCTGGGGAACCCGTTCTACCCACCGCCGCTGACTGATACGCCCCCGAACAGCGTTACCAAGTCGGGCGACTGTCTCGAGCTGGGGACGGCCGCCACCGTGCCCACGCCGAAGCAGCTGCTAACGCCTTCTTCGCCCTCGCCGCTGGCGACACCGATCGACGGCGGGAGTGGGTCGTGCGGTGGCAGCACCGGCCTGACCAACAAGCAGCTCACctcgctgcagcagcagcagtctcgCGGGGCCAGCGGGTCGCCCGTCTCCTCCTCTGCAGcactggcggcggcggccgctgcgGCCGCTGCTGCCAGCTTTGGCGTCTCGGCCGGTGGCGCTAGCGGTCCCGGTTCGGCCGGCGTCGGTCCAGTGAAGATGGTGATCAAAAATGGCGTCCTGATACCGAAGCAGAAGCAGCGCCGCTACCGCACCGAGCGGCCGTTTGCGTGCGAGCACTGTTCCGCGCGGTTTACGCTGCGCTCGAACATGGAGCGGCAcatcaagcagcagcacccgcAGTTTTGGTCCCAGCGGCAGCGCGGCGGCCATCTGATGCGTCGCAGTgccggcggcggtggaggaggaggagcaggaggaggaggaggagcaggatcCGGTAGCAACAGTAGTGCGAGCATGGTGGCGACTGCCAACAGCTCCGTCGGTTCGCTGGTGTCCGCCCTCCAGGGCGCTTTCGGTGGGGCAGGCATGCACGGTGGCAACGCGGGAGGCGGCGCGGGCGCCATCTCAGACCAGGTGAAGTACGCCATCCTGGCCCAGCAGTCGGGCAAGGGGTCGGGTGCTATGCGCGGtagcggtggcagcggcagTGGGCAGGATGCGAGCCACCTGAACCCACTGCTGCACAACATGATCGTGCAGGGTGCGGCAGGACAGTggaatcagcagcagcagcagcagcagcagcagcgtctgAACCACCATTACAGTCAGCAGCAGACGCCCGTCATGTCGGCTGCCCTGGCCGGACGACGCCTGGCTGGTGGAGCGCGCGGCGAAACCGaagaggacgacgaggaggaagaCGATCGGGGCCAGGAGCGACCCTACGAGGGGGCCACACCGATCGTGGGTCAACGGTACcgtcgccgtcgccgccgGCTGCAGTCGCATCTCGAACAGGACAGCGAGTTTCTGCGCCGCAGCTACGACGAGACGAACGCCTATCGAATGGCACtgaaggaggaagaggaggaggaggaggacgatgaggAGCAGACAGTAAGGCAGGAACAGCGGGAGGCATTGCtagaggagcagcagcagcagcagcactacgaCCAAGAGCACgatgaagaggaagaggaggatgaggagggtGCAGCACCAGGTGCGCTGGAAGAAggcgacgaggaggacgaggaggaagatGCGCAGCTCGTGATTGACGAGGAAGAGCGGGACGAGTGTGGGGAGAAGAAGATGGCGAAGATGCAGATGCAGGATGTGCCGCCCACGCCGGCCACCTCGGAGCAAGAGCTCGGACCGACCGGCGGTAGCGTTGgtcacgagcagcagcagcacggcagcACCTTGAACCGCATCCTGAAGCAGAAGCTGGAAGAGCATCGCTCAATCGGGGACGCTGGGGAGGCTAATAAGGGGCAGGAACAGAAGCCGACAGTGCCGCAGCAGCTCGCAGGCAAGCCgtcgaagcagcagcatcaatcGTCGGCGGCTACCGGTTCGGCCACCGGGTCCCGCAAGGCATCGTGTGGCAGTACCGGCAGCGTGACCAATGCCGACGAAGCTGGCAGCGCGAGCAGCGACCTGGTGCCCGTGTCgaagctgctcgacaacgcaACGAACCCCGCGCTGGAAAGCTACTTCAG CCGACCCGAGGTGCAGGTGCCACTGTCGCAGGATCACAGCGATGAGGAGGGCCTGGTGGCGTCCGGGTCCGCGTCCGAGAGCAACAACTCCGGCACGGACGACCCGAACCCGTCGGCGGTGGCCCTCGCGCACCaggagcagaagaagaagtcgGCCTACAGCCTGGCGCCGAACCGGGTCAGCTGCCCGTACTGCCAGCGCATGTTCCCGTGGTCGAGCTCGCTGCGCCGGCACATCCTCACGCACACCGGCCAGAAGCCATTCAAGTGCTCCCAGTGCACGCTGCTCTTCACGACCAAGTCGAACTGCGACCGGCATCTGCTGCGCAAACACGGTGACGTCGAGTCGGCCGTCTCCATACCGGTGCCGATCGACGATCTGCTCGATCCGAAACCGGAACCGATCCCGGTGGCGGTGGCCGAAGCGATGTGCAAGATGATCACCGGCAAGGGCAGCCGGTCCggtgcttcttcttcgtcgGCCAGGACAGagtcacagcagcagcagcagcagcagcagcagcagcagcagcaacaacatcaggCACTTCCGGTGGGCTCCGCagacgaagacgacgaaccGCAGGCTGACGCTTCCAACGAGGAGGCAAAAAACGAGCCAAAAAACGAAGGCAGTGGAAGGCGGGGCAGCAGCGTGGTGTCGGGCGATGCTGAGCTACCGCCAAAGTTTGCGGGCGACAAAAAGAATGGCAGTGAGGGAGGGCAGCAGCAGGTGGCGGCGCACCGGGAAtccgagcagctgaaggaaaaTGGCGACGGCGAAGCGGAACCTGCCCGCTACCAACACCAGCCGGACCAGGAAGACGAGTCCGACGGTGCCGCCCGGGATACGGCGATGGAGGAGGAAGACGAGGGCAAGGAGGATGGCCGGTTATCGGCGGCGGGAGGCTTCTCCGATCTGCCGTACAAGTGCCACCTGTGCGATGTGTCCACCGCCGAGCGTGTGTCCTGTCTGGAGCACATCAAGCAGGCGCACCCGCAGGAGTTCACCACGCTGATGGCGAAGGTGTCGCTGGAGACTGCGTCCGCGTCGGCGACCGAGAGCGAGGCGCACACCGGCTCCCCGGACGACGACGAGAGtggcaccaacaacaacaataacaacaacaacaacaataataacaacaacaacaacggtggCAAGTATCTCGACTATGCCAATCGGAAG GTTATCTGCGCATTCTGTGTGCGTCGCTTCTGGTCGGCGGAAGACCTGAGACGGCATATGCGGACGCACTCCGGCGAGCGCCCGTTTCAGTGCGACGTCTGCGACCGGCGCTTCACCCTCAAGCACAGCATGCTGCGCCACCGGAAGAAGCACTCGAccggaggcggcggcggcggcggcagtaaTGGAAATGCCTCCcccgcctcctcctcctcgtgtTCGTCCGGGCGGCGTCCTAGTGCGGCGGGCCGTCGCACCAACAGCCACCAGCAGCCGGACGTCCTCAGAGGGCAGTCGAACGGGCACGACGATCCGAACAACAGCGGCACCGATCTTACCGACGACGAGTATGAAGACGCGGAGTGCTCCAGTCCACCAATGTCTAAccacagccaccaccaccagcagcagcagcagccgtacGACTATAACCACCATCTCCACGATACCGCTGCGGAGATCCACacggcgtcagcagcagcagcagcagcagcagcatcggcccCCATTATTGGAGGCAAGCGCTACCATTCTCACttccagcagccgcagcagcactCGGAGCTGATCGGCAACCTGCTCGGCATCAgcgaccagggcatcctgagCCGGGTGCTGCTGTCGTCCGCGTCCGAAGCTGCCAAGCTGCTCGGTGTGGACAAGTGA